The window GAGCCCTTGAGGCCGGTCATCGGTCTTCCCTCCCGGGGCGCTTCTGCTGCGTACCGGCCCAGCCAAGCCCGGGCGTCGCAAGCAGAGAGGGCCGAAAAGCGAACGAACGGCAAACGCCGACGGAACTCCGGATGGGGACGCGTGTAGATGGGGAGTGGAGCACGAACCGTCGGGGAACGTACGATCGCTGTCCATGTCCGCCAGCTCAGATTCTTCGTATCGGTCTTCCCGAAACCCTTCTCGTACGGGCCACCGCTCCAGCACGATGGGCGGCATGCCGCTCAACGACCTGCCCTGGTGGCGCTGGCGAGCCCGACTGCGCTCGGCGCTGCACATGCTGTCCGACCCCGGGTTCCAGCAGGAGACCTGGCTCTCCGGCCGGGAGGGCTTCGGGGACGTGACCGACGCCGTCTACCGGCTGGTCGAGGACACCTGGCTGGACCGCTGGTCCGCCGAGAAGTACGTCGGCACGATCTTCCGGGACTCGGCCGAGGCGGCGGTGGTGGACGTCGCGGTGCTGCGGGTGGTCCGGATCCTGCACCAGGTCGGCGCGGACGCCCCGGCCTCCGCCTACCTGGGGCACCACGGCTGGCCGGAGGCGGTCCGGGCGGCCCGGGAGGCCCACGTCAAGCTGGCGGTCAACGACGGCGAGGACCCGGACGCCCCGCCGCGCTCGCTGGACGTGCTGCGCATCCTGACCTCGTCCTGAGCCCTTCCTGAGCCCGTTCCGGGCGCTTCGGCGCGGACCCGCGCCGGCGGCCCGGGTCCCGGCCTGCCCGCCGGTGGGCCGGAGCGTCCCGCAGTGCGGGCAGCGGAACGGTCGCTGTCCAGGATGTGACACGCTGGACCATTCACCACCGGCACGACCTCAGGACGGGATATCCCCACCGTGGAACAGCAGACGGCCAGCGCCCAGTACGTCCTCACGCTGTCCTGCCCCGACAAGCAGGGCATCGTTCACGCGGTCTCCAGCTACCTCTTCATGACCGGCTGCAACATCATCGACAGCCAGCAGTTCGGGGACGGGGACAGCGGACTGTTCTTCATGCGGGTGCACTTCACCGCGGCCGAGCCGGTGAGCGTGGACAAGCTGCGGGCCAGCTTCGCCGCGATCGGCGCGTCG of the Kitasatospora sp. NBC_01246 genome contains:
- a CDS encoding SCO4402 family protein → MGGMPLNDLPWWRWRARLRSALHMLSDPGFQQETWLSGREGFGDVTDAVYRLVEDTWLDRWSAEKYVGTIFRDSAEAAVVDVAVLRVVRILHQVGADAPASAYLGHHGWPEAVRAAREAHVKLAVNDGEDPDAPPRSLDVLRILTSS